From the Marivivens sp. LCG002 genome, the window TACCAGATGTATTACAGCTGCTAATCGCGCTGTTGCGATCTTCGGGAAAGGGCACCTTCGGGTGCCCTTTTTCTTTGGGGATTCAACAGGTCATGCCGTTAAAATTGACGACAAAAGTCAGAATATTCGCACCAAGAGGGCTAAATCCCGCCCCAATCGAGCCGTAACAGGAAACGCAGGGATGCATATAGGCATCTTTGTTTCGTTAGTTTTCAGGCGCGTTATGGCTCTCGATCAAAAAACACCCCTGTCCTTTGAGGACCTCTCCGCCGCAGAACGCATTGCAGCGATTGAAAAGCGCTGGAAGGCGCAATTGGTGCGTCAGGGCCGTTTGAATGGCAGCCAGCCGAAAAACATCCATCCGCAAATTTGCGAAGACATGGAAAAATCACCAAGTCGGCTCGAACGGTTGCGCAGTCTTATCAAGCGCTAGGCTTTGATCACCACCGTTTTGATCGAAAAGACCACGGCATCCGTCTCGGGAAGCCGAAAGACGGACTGCCTTTCGCTTCGGATATAAGGACTGTCGACGGTTCCCACGGGACGCGGGTTCGCTTCGCTATGCGCCTGATAGAGCTCGGGGTTCTGATAGCGGAGCAAATTCGCCCGCCAGAGCGGTCGCCCGACCTGCACCCCGTCAAAGAACCTCTGGACCCGCGCCGCGATGGACGCGTCATAATGGTGCACAGGCATGTGAATGCGGGTGAGCGGATGGCCGATCTTTTCCCCGAGTGTCCAAGCCGCAGGAAACCCCAAGAGCGCGGCGGTCAGGACATGCTCGTCCCCCCGCTTTTGCAGGATACAGAGATCCTCTTGCACCAGAGCGGAAAGGGTTTCGAATGGACGCGAGCGGTCAAGGACGACGCAGCGCCCATCGGGGCAGATCATCCCGTTTCTGCTCCGCTCGAAACCGTCCAGTGTCTCGACCTCGGCCAGAATGAAGTCATACAGCTCCAAGACAGCCGCCTCGGCCCCTGTGGTGACCGCGATATGGGCGTCTCTATTGGCCGCGATCAGACGAAGCTTCTCCGCGATCTGAGCGCCATAGGCCTCGTCCACGCGCAAAAGCGGACCCGTCACGGGCTGCATCTTGGGCAAGGGAAACGCGGCCGCCAGCCGCTGGTCTTCGGGCATATGGTCTTGGAGAATGACTGTCATACCCGATCCTTTCCTAAATCGAGAAGCGCGCCAAGAGCCCGAGATGGTCCGATCCGAGCAAGGGCCGCACTTCGACAAAGCCTTCGCCCGTGTTCGGGATCAGGATATGGTCGATCGGCAGGATCAGCTTCCAGCCAAAGGACGGAAACGTAGTGAGATACCCGCCCAAGCGATCGACCTTGGCAGCGCGTTCGATCTGGCGCACCGCAGAGCCCCAAGGCACCATGTTGAAATCCCCGCCGATCAGGATCGGGCCGTCGAGATCGCCAAGGCCGCGCACGATCCCGGGCACCTGGTTGGCTTGGGTATAGGGGAACGGGCGGTTCAAGTGAACGGAGGCCACCCAGATCGCCCCACCGTCGGGCATCTGGGCCTGAGCAAGCACGACGCCATCGCCGAATTCGCATTTCGCTTCGGGCTGGATCAGCGGAAACTTGGAATAGATCGCGATCCCCCCATTCCCGGGTGTCGTGCAGGCAAGTCGGTGCGGATAGACTCCTTCGAGCCCTTTGAGAATGCCCATATTGTCGTTCGACGTCTCTTGCAGCGTGACGAAATCGGCATCTGCGCGCAGAATATCATCAAGGAGCGACTGACGGTCGGTTCCGTTCCAAAGCATGTTCTTTTGATA encodes:
- a CDS encoding DUF3445 domain-containing protein, whose amino-acid sequence is MTVILQDHMPEDQRLAAAFPLPKMQPVTGPLLRVDEAYGAQIAEKLRLIAANRDAHIAVTTGAEAAVLELYDFILAEVETLDGFERSRNGMICPDGRCVVLDRSRPFETLSALVQEDLCILQKRGDEHVLTAALLGFPAAWTLGEKIGHPLTRIHMPVHHYDASIAARVQRFFDGVQVGRPLWRANLLRYQNPELYQAHSEANPRPVGTVDSPYIRSERQSVFRLPETDAVVFSIKTVVIKA
- a CDS encoding endonuclease/exonuclease/phosphatase family protein, with the protein product MSTFLKTLAVLVLIGVGFSHLGGWIAFADSLAVVRPLLLFAGYILAFALLFLRARLLAAFVLFGFVASTVDTVWALHGGQGEAGTLSLYQKNMLWNGTDRQSLLDDILRADADFVTLQETSNDNMGILKGLEGVYPHRLACTTPGNGGIAIYSKFPLIQPEAKCEFGDGVVLAQAQMPDGGAIWVASVHLNRPFPYTQANQVPGIVRGLGDLDGPILIGGDFNMVPWGSAVRQIERAAKVDRLGGYLTTFPSFGWKLILPIDHILIPNTGEGFVEVRPLLGSDHLGLLARFSI